The Cryptomeria japonica chromosome 6, Sugi_1.0, whole genome shotgun sequence genomic interval GACATAAAAAGGTATGGTTAGAAAGCAATTCCCCtcattaattatttgattaaaaagaTGCCTCCTAGTTGGACTATCAAACATTTAATCCAAGATTGTTTCTATTTGATGGCCAAGCTAGATGAATTTTGAATTACTTATGTTTATTGGGAAGATAACCAACCTGCAGACAATGTGGCCAATTTGGGGGTTACATATGATAAAATCAAGTGATGGATGGAAGGGGAAACCGTCCCAATATACTTGTGTGAGTTGACACAAAGGGATGCTACTGATCTTGCTTTCTCTCAACAAACAAATATTAATGGTGTCGTCCTTTCACATGATTAAATCCACTTCTTGTAATAAGTGGAATCGACATAATGCAAGGGCTTCCAGATTGCTCCTAACCACCTggttttgtgttatgtggttttcgaTGGGGTTTCAACAGTAAACATAATCAACAAAGAAAATCTGAGTATGGGGGGTGATAAAAATAGAATGGAGCCGATTGCGTACTAGAATTGGGAATGAAATAAAGAATTAAGGACTAAAATCTCTTATGGTGGCCTAGTTACCTATATGAAAAAGCTCCATTGTCAAGACCCCAAAGTGACAAAAGGTTTTGAAGAAAGTTGGAATAAAGGCATCCTCGGGGCTTATCAAGCAGAATTCAAAATCGATAAGATTttcattgaaaaaataaaaaagttatcaaTAGAGAGGAAGCAATTTTACAAAGAGCACAAGGCAATGAAGGAAGCCCTATCTGTGCTCTTTGACAAGCAGATTGAATGAGACAGGGTGAGGAAGATGACTGATGGGggatataaaagaaaatatttgttGATCCTATGGGCCCATATGACAAAGgtcattatgaggtacattaccttAGATGGGTGGTACGCAAGTATTTTCTCCTATCATTTTACTATTTTAAATCACTTTAGACATGATAGGAAGATTTCTCTAgtgttttatcttcttcttctctagAGAATGGTCTTGCTAAATATGCTAAAAATAATGATAACCCTTTGTTACATGAGGGACTTATTCTCATTATCATATAATATGCTAAAATGAATGAGGTTACACCTTCCCCAACTCACAAAATTGGGTCCAACCCGAAACCCTCCTCTAGCCCTGATGTACATGTGGTGTTTGACACCAAATATAAGGATGATAAGGGGTCGGGTGAGATGACCATGGATTGATGTGATCTTCATGTGTCAAATGATGACCCAGAGTATTCAACCCTCAAGGAAGAGGGCATCAGACACTAACAGTAGTAGAAAAAGCCCTAGATTTGTAGCTAAAATGTACAAAACCCCACCTTCCAAACCCCAGGAGATGGGACAtaacaaatctttaaaaaaaagtGGAGAAAGAGGTGGATACAAAGGACAAAGGGGAAGAAGAGATAAAGTGGGATATTACCCTTAATATGGACCAGATGGAccccaaaaataatgaaaatattgaaGTGGATATCAATACTCTTTTGGCTAATTCCACATCTAGCCAAAAGAAATATTTTTGTAGGGTTATTAGTGAAGTTTCCTCAAACAGGGCATAAAAGAGATCATTAACACATTCACTAAGAACCCCATGCTAGATAAAACTGATAAGATGCTGGAAATGACTCACAATCTGACTGAAGATGTGAAGGTAATGAAAACTGAACATGAAGATAGAATCATCAAGATGGAGAAGGGTATGGACAATTTAAAAGGTACAATCTCAGGGCTTTGGTGGATATAAGTAAAGAAGTGATGAATAACAGCGCCAATGGTctcaaaaaattaaatgaaaaaatctcTATTCATATAGCCCAGCCGCTTAGTAGCATTccatcatcaactgttaaatcaaaaaGAAGAATCTGGAAAAGAATCCATAGGGATCAGAAATGCAAGTTTCTACAAGACCATCTTCCAGAACCAATAGTAGGAACCAAGAGATAAGTGACATATGGAGCATCTTGGAGGAGCTCAAAGGAATCAACAAAAGCATCATTAAGAAAAAATTTTGAGCTTATGTAAGCTCTTGGTTAGTTTTTTGGTAGGATTGCCCAGGTTTCACTGTTATTTCTTTGTTGGGCTCTATGGGGTATTTCCCCTATTTTTGTCTTTGTTGGGCTGCTGGCTTTAGACTATTTCTCTTTTGTTTATCTTTTTGATTTTGGTGGGTttcaggtccttgtaaaacccgttttatcttaataaaaaatattatcatttcaaaaaaatttaattgcTCAATTAATTTCAAAAAGAAATTAACCTAAAAAATTGCCTCATAAATTGCATTTAGATAGTGGCTATGTGAAATCCGATCATAAATACAttctagaaaaataatttctataatttagaaacttaaaaatcatgcattttaactttaaaaaaagaaaaaaaaatcaattctaATTGGTGAGAAAAAATGAATAATAATGAGCTAACAAAAAGCGATTGTTCCAATAGTACTAGCCTAAAGGCAACTACTAATAATCTAAATGGAGATAAAATCAATCATCACTTTTAAACCGCAACTTATCAAAAATAAAATTTGTCCATGTATACACATTTTTTGATCTACCTACTTTTATTaggtgtatttaattaattaaaaaaaatggagTACAATATTATAACATTGAAAcattatcaattccattcatgtttaaaatttgatttaatactttaactaaataaatttaataataaaagataataaaattggaCTATTTTCCCAAACACATTCTAAATATTCTTTTGGCTTAATGTGTGTTGAAATTTATTGCTATTTTTTAATTCATGTGGGAGAGAATTTGTGATGATCTTTCATGTTTTTATTATAACCTCATTATTAATTTCACCAATTATTTACATGCATATTTTTAAAAGTAGGTAAAATCTTTATGTTAGTTGGATATGGTGAATACTAATATGTTGATATGGGTAACTTACAGATCACTTGCAGAAAAAATCTACACAAGCATTTGTATTATGTGACAAAGAAATTGATGCCAAGTTAATACTGGTAGCCTTTAGAGGAACACAATTATTTGATGCAGATGATTACATAACAGATTTAGATTTCTCTTGGTATGACTATGCCCAAATAGGAAAGGTCCATTTAGGATTTCTAGAGGCTTTGGGTTTAGCAAATCGTTCAATTGATAAGAAATATTCACATCATTTGGAAACACAAGACATCAACAAACCTCTAGCCTATTTTGTGCTATGTCAAAAGTTAAAAACCCTTTTACAAATCcacaaaaatgcaaaattaatTGTGACAGGCCATAGTTTAGGAGGAGCCTTAGCTATATTATTTTCAGCAATGCTATTTGTGAATGAGGAGGATAAGTTGTTAGAAAACCTATTGGCTATTTATACATTTGGACAACCTAGAGTTGGTGATAAAGAATTTGGAGATTTCATGGATAGTACAGTAAATCAACCCACACCCAGATATTTTAGAGTTGTATATTCTAATGACCTTATTCCAAGATTACCTTTCGATGATGGCCTATTCAAGTATAAGCACTTTGGAGTATGTCTTTACTACAACTGCTTTTATCACCAAAAGGTATTGAAATTACTATTTAATTTTGTAATACtcataattattttttaagatAAGTGATATGCATTAAATTTTAGTAAGAATGTCTCTATggatttaatatattattttgttaaaaatTGTTATTGTAGAATCTTGCAGAAGCTCCAAATAGAGATCTCTCACTGCTATTTTTCATACCCATAAGAATCACTGCCATATGGGAATTGTTACAGTGCTTAGTACTACATTACATTAGGGGGGAGAGCTTCAAGGAGACCACACTTTCTATTATctcaagaatattttgaatttgGGTTCCAGGGATTTCAGCACATAGTCTAGTAAATTACATTAATTCAATAAGATTGGGTCCTCCTAGattgaatccaacttttagtaatgCAAAATGATAATATATCTCATTCAAGGGATGAAGTCTTATTAATATGAATGGTTAAATACAAATGTTTCTTCATATTGAAAGAAACATATTCACTTTCAAACTATCTTTTAATGGGTTTTTAATTATTTAGAAAATATTATTATGGAGTTAGTATATTCAAATTGTCTTATTAGATTTATAGAAAAACATGTTAGTAGTATATCCATCGATTGAAATATTTCTTatagaaaataatttaaataagacttaacaaaattttaaaagttatgagttatgtttttgttttttatattttaatgagTGACTaatttaaatggatgtttcttgatcTTTGATTCTAAACAATTAGAATCAATAGCTTGTATATTATTGTTAATGTGTCGATTATTCATGTGGTATATTTTCTTCTATTAATGAATCAATGAATTAAGCATGACATGTAGTTTTTTAAGCCTTTCTATTTGATTGATTGTGGTTTTTAGAATTTCAATAGATTTACTATGAGAAACCATATTTTTTCgatattattcttaaaattctatGTATTTAAAAGAGAAATTCATACATATACATCTCTACGAAAATTTATTTGGTATCATTTTGATTTATTGTAGGAACCATTTATTTATTTTACATGAAAAAATGGTAACCAAATATTTCAtccataaagaaataaaaacatgtTACCCAACGAATCAATCAAAAATCTTTTAAGATATTCAAGTGTAAGGATTCAAATGTATATTGTACAATTTCTCCATTTATTCTACAACACTTTGTTTTGGATCACTAATACATTGTCCCACCACCTAATTGGTCACTTTTGTGTTCTAGTTGATCTTGAGGCTAAAATACAACACTATATTATGTCATATCACATAGTTCAAAATTATAAATCTATTTGCAATAACTTTTCTCATAGTAGACAAGAATATGTTTCAAACTATGTACCTTAGACTAGACCACACCTAAAACATCATCCCtccattttaaaattcaaatttaactaTTTGATATGTGTTGAATCTTCTAAAATATGATAGTTAGTCATTGAATAACATGTAAAAGATTTTGAATTGTATGTCTATTGGTTGCATTTAAGGCCATATCACATCATTCATATCAATCGCAAGATAATTATAGATTCTTTCATCTCAACtacttttaatttatatttttttaaaaccttTAATACTAACTTCTACAATTCTCCATGTCCCAAAAGTTTTTCATGCTTGAACCATTTGTTAGGATAATTTCCATTGTCTTTTTAGTAGCTTAGGCCTCTCCAATCTCTCCCAATTTTGAGCTAGAAGGATATTTAGATCCACATCCAAATCTACCATTACATATTTAACTTTTCAATTTTTGAGATGTGCAGTGAAGAGAATAGTGCCATTCTTTTGGAAGGAGATTTGAAGGGACCTTAATATAGAAGAACCTTGGACTAACCAAGGGAGAAAAATTCTACAAATTAGAAGAGGAATAAAAT includes:
- the LOC131070147 gene encoding triacylglycerol lipase OBL1; translated protein: METTGDLIAYPERLSLLKLILSVMLPYGLRSHLTKCEDQVILQLNQNWKMKLSLILMKIVGYVAGPLKALGILVEFLLNLFSQNGGLLRTLFSLLNGSMIIPKRGSEEFLSLIGHLERRTDLYKSISKDDLSVMEGGDRVFADISAMASTLAYENKLVIRKRVNQHWKMHFVEFFDFWDDHLQKKSTQAFVLCDKEIDAKLILVAFRGTQLFDADDYITDLDFSWYDYAQIGKVHLGFLEALGLANRSIDKKYSHHLETQDINKPLAYFVLCQKLKTLLQIHKNAKLIVTGHSLGGALAILFSAMLFVNEEDKLLENLLAIYTFGQPRVGDKEFGDFMDSTVNQPTPRYFRVVYSNDLIPRLPFDDGLFKYKHFGVCLYYNCFYHQKNLAEAPNRDLSLLFFIPIRITAIWELLQCLVLHYIRGESFKETTLSIISRIF